A section of the Cololabis saira isolate AMF1-May2022 chromosome 16, fColSai1.1, whole genome shotgun sequence genome encodes:
- the msh4 gene encoding mutS protein homolog 4 yields the protein MYHSSTDVAGGDTSDCGPSDSSSSANRRRATASPCPASTSSALSQQAAGQSLSSFRTGRTAAALLASSSDSSSFRSHGGTPRLRRTPGSAGPTGTSCSSASTISGPSVIVAVVEGRGLARGEIGMASFNLNCPELVLSQFADTGTYAKVITKIHILVPVEILMPDTASDKGKGTKLFKLITENFPGVALTAIQRKYFNERKGLEYIQQLCAPEFGTVLMEIQAKYYCLAAAAALLKYLEFLQNSVYAAKSLKVSFKGSEQTAMIDSASAANLELVVNNRDHRSEHTLLGVINHTKTPGGVRRLRSNILEPLVDLETINMRLDAIQELLQDEELFFGLRNAIGHFLDIDRLLSVLVQIPKQETVQAAESKITHVIQLKHTLDLVPRLRTVLKNCSTALLKAYSTTLEDDRFDVILNQVKTVINDDTTYLKGSLNLRTQKCYAVRPNINEFLDIARRAYTEIVDDIAGLVNQMGEKYGLPLRTSFSTARGFFIQMKLEGVNLAEGKLPSEFIKVTKYKNSYCFTTTDLMKMNGRCDEALREIFHVSYVVICQLLSTIHEHIHCLYKLSDAVSMLDMLLSLANACTISDYVRPEFTDTLAIKQGRHPILERISRQQPISNNGYISEGSNFVIITGPNMSGKSTYLKQVALCQIMAQIGSFVPAEYASFRVADQIFTRIGVDDDFETNSSSFMLEMKEISYIIHNASDRSLIIIDELGRGTSAEEGIGICHSVCEFLLSLKAFTLFATHFLELCQLESLYPNVENQHMEVQHTRSRETGEERVVYTYLLNRGCSQERHYGLRAAEMTALPPNVIQEAKTVASKVSQQLLARHHTDPETERQRAVYHLATRLLQTARNSRLDPESLRTYLKGLKRQHEAELQATAPPMAVDTEEE from the exons ATGTATCACAGCAGCACGGATGTAGCTGGCGGCGACACCTCGGACTGCGGGCCGAGCGATAGCTCGTCTTCGGCCAACCGGAGACGAGCTACCGCCTCACCGTGTCCAGCATCAACTTCTTCAGCTTTATCCCAACAAG CAGCAGGTCAGAGCCTCAGCAGCTTCAGGACAGGGAGGACAGCAGCAGCGCTGCTCGCATCCAGCTCAGACAGCTCCTCTTTTCGCAGCCATGGAGGGACGCCCAGGCTCAGAAGGACACCGGGGTCTGCGGGGCCCACAG GAACAAGTTGCTCCTCTGCATCCACGATCTCTGGTCCCTCCGTGATTGTAGCAGTGGTGGAGGGGCGGGGTTTGGCCAGGGGGGAAATTGGCATGGCTAGTTTCAACTTGAATTGTCCAGAGCTTGTGCTTTCTCAGTTTGCAGACACGGGGACATATGCCAAG GTTATAACCAAGATTCACATTTTGGTGCCAGTGGAAATACTGATGCCAGACACAGCCAGTGACAAGGGGAAGGGGACAAAGCTCTTCAAGCTCATCACTGAGAATTTCCCG GGTGTCGCTTTAACTGCGATTCAAAGGAAGTATTTTAATGAGAGGAAAGGACTGGAGTACATTCAGCAACTATGTGCTCCTGAATTTGGCACTGTCCTCATGGAAATACAAGCAAA GTATTATTGcctggcagctgcagctgcgttGCTGAAATACTTAGAGTTCCTCCAGAACTCTGTTTATGCTGCCAAGTCTCTTAAAGTGAGCTTTAAAGGGAGTGAGCAGACGGCCATGATCGACTCAGCATCTGCCGCTAACTTGGAGCTTGTGGTCAACAACAGAGACCACAG GAGTGAACATACACTTTTAGGGGTAATCAACCACACAAAAACACCTGGTGGTGTTAGAAGGCTGCGCTCCAATATTCTGGAGCCATTGGTGGATTTGGAAACCATCAACATGCGCTTGGACGCTATACAAGAGCTTCTGCAAGATGAGGAGCTCTTCTTCGGCCTCAGGAATG CTATAGGTCATTTCCTCGACATCGACCGGCTGCTCTCTGTTCTCGTCCAAATCCCAAAGCAGGAAACG GTTCAAGCAGCTGAATCCAAGATTACACATGTTATTCAGCTGAAACACACACTAGACCTCGTACCGCGGCTAAGG ACGGTGTTAAAGAACTGCAGCACAGCTCTGCTGAAGGCTTACAGTACCACGCTGGAGGACGACAG GTTTGACGTGATCTTAAACCAGGTCAAGACGGTTATAAACGACGACACAACATACCTTAAAGGGAGTCTAAACCTGCGCACCCAGAAGTGTTATGCGGTGCGCCCAAACATCAACGAGTTTCTTGACATTGCACGCAGAGCTTACACGGAGATCGTGGATGACATTGCAG GACTTGTGAACCAGATGGGGGAGAAATATGGCCTGCCGTTGCGCACCAGCTTCAGCACAGCTCGAGGCTTCTTTATCCAAATGAAACTTGAAGGAGTGAACTTAGCTGAGGGGAAACTCCCCTCAGAGTTCATCAAG GTAACCAAGTACAAAAACAGCTACTGTTTCACCACCACAGACCTGATGAAGATGAACGGACGCTGTGATGAGGCCCTGAGGGAGATCTTTCATGTGTCTTATGT GGTGATATGTCAACTGCTCAGCACCATCCATGAGCACATCCACTGCCTTTATAAACTCTCTGATGCTGTTTCCATGTTGGACATGTTGCTCTCTCTGGCCAATGCTTGCACAATCTCAGACTATG TGCGTCCGGAGTTCACGGACACTCTGGCCATCAAGCAAGGCCGTCATCCCATCCTGGAGCGGATTTCTCGACAGCAGCCCATATCCAACAACGGCTACATCTCCGAGGGCAGCAACTTTGTCATCATAACAGGACCCAACATGAGCGGCAAATCCACTTACCTCAAACAAGTGGCGCTGTGTCAGATCATGGCCCAGATCG GCTCTTTTGTTCCTGCTGAGTATGCCTCTTTTCGAGTAGCTGATCAGATTTTCACCAGAATTGGTGTGGATGATGATTTTGAAACCAACTCTTCTAGCTTTATGTTGGAAATGAAGGAG ATCTCTTACATCATCCACAATGCAAGTGACAGATCATTGATCATCATAGATGAGTTGGGGCGTGGTACCAGTGCTGAGGAAGGCATTGGCATCTGTCACTCCGTTTGTGAGTTCCTCCTTAGCCTAAAG GCGTTCACTCTGTTTGCCACGCACTTTCTGGAGCTTTGCCAACTGGAGTCTCTCTATCCTAATGTGGAGAATCAACACATGGAGGTTCAGCACACGCGCAGTCGTGAAACTGGTGAAGAGCGAGTGGTGTATACTTATTTGCTGAATCGAGGATGCTCTCAAGAAAGACATTATG GTCTGAGAGCAGCAGAAATGACCGCTCttcctccaaatgtaatccaggAGGCTAAGACAGTTGCCTCTAAAGTCAGCCAACAGCTTTTG GCCAGACATCACACTGATCCAGAGACTGAGAGACAGAGAGCTGTGTACCACCTGGCCACTCGCCTCTTGCAGACTGCCAGAAACTCAAGATTAGACCCAGAAAGCCTGCGTACGTACCTGAAAGGACTGAAAAGACAACATGAGGCTGAGCTGCAGGCTACAGCGCCCCCAATGGCTGTTGACACAGAGGAGGAATGA
- the vcpkmt gene encoding protein-lysine methyltransferase METTL21D gives MATATRECEYFVREIEKNDGSYLKVKQCYMGDVGCVVWDAAIVLAKYLETTQFYEPSSGVNVWCGRTVVELGAGTGVVGLMAATLGARVVVTDLEDLQTLLRVNIHENKALISTGSITAKVLKWGDDVCEFLPPPHFVLMADCIYYEQSIVPLVESLKLISGPETCIICCYEQRTEGVNPEVERQFFELLQLNFSCEKIPSNKQDPDFSSPDIHILHIRKKKKE, from the exons ATGGCGACTGCTACACGTGAATGTGAATATTTTGTCagagaaattgaaaaaaatgacGGCAGTTACCTGAAAGTAAAGCAGTGCTACATGGGAGACGTTGGTTGTGTGGTTTGGGATGCAGCTATCGTTCTCGCAAAATATTTAGAAACGACACAGTTTTACGAGCCGTCTTCGGGGGTGAACGTGTGGTGTGGGCGGACTGTGGTGGAACTGGGAGCCGGGACAGGAGTCGTAGGTCTGATGGCAGCAACCCTGGG AGCTCGAGTTGTAGTAACAGACCTGGAAGATTTGCAGACCCTTCTGAGGGTGAATATTCATGAAAATAAGGCTCTCATCAGTACTGGCTCCATAACTGCCAAGGTACTGAAATG GGGCGATGACGTGTGTGAGTTCTTGCCTCCGCCACATTTTGTCCTTATGGCAGATTGCATCTATTATGAGCAG TCCATTGTTCCATTGGTCGAGAGTTTGAAGCTCATTTCAGGACCAGAGACATGTATCATTTGCTGCTATGAGCAACGCACTGAGGGTGTCAATCCAGAAGTGGAGAGGCAGTTTTTTGAG TTGCTACAACTGAACTTCAGCTGCGAGAAGATCCCTTCTAACAAACAAGACCCAGACTTCAGCAGTCCTGACATTCACATCCTGCACAttcgcaaaaagaaaaaagaataa